The bacterium HR17 DNA window TGGCAGGCAAATGACGACGGGCAACTTATCGCCGTCGGGCAGCGGACTCAAAAAGTAGCCGAACACCGCCAAGTTCGGGCGGCTTTGAAAGGTCAGCGTCTCGCGGCGATAGCGCACCGATTGACCGTCGTCGGTGTGGGTGACCAATTCCCGCACTTCCAGCACTTGCGGACGCAACGGGCAGGGTGTTTGGGGAAAGCCGCCCAGCAAGCGGGTCAGCGTGCGGCGCAATTTGTGCTGCCACGCCTTCGCGTCACGCAAATTGCGGGCGCGAAACGCCAACCGTTGTTGCACCTCTGCGTAGCGGGCGAGCGCAAAAGGCGTCGGGTCAAACTCCGCCCCTGCCGCTCGTCGTTGTTCATCCGTCATCGCTTGATCACCCTCCACCAGCGGCTCAAGATGCATTTGACGGGCATAACTTTTGCACCTCGTGCCAAAATTGGACTGCGGGCGACGGGCAAGTGAGGTGCATCCTTAATGGCGTTGTTTTTCTCTGCTGAAAATGTTCACCTTTACCACGATGACTTTTTGTGCTTCAACGGGTTGCCGCCCGAAAGCGTTGACCTGATCGTCACTTCGCCACCTTACGATGTGGACATTCATTACGACGGCTACAGGGACGACATCCCCTACGACAAGTATGTGGAGTTCGTGGCGGCAGCGTTGGAGAAGTGCTATCAGTTGGCAAAACCTGACGGACGGTTGTGCCTCAACATCCCGCTGGACAAAAATAAAGGGGGGCAACAAAGCGTTTACGCCGACATCGTGACCATCGCCAAAAAAATCGGTTGGCGCTACCACACAACCATCGTCTGGAACGAGCAGAACATCTCCCGCCGCACGGCTTGGGGTTCGTGGATGAGCGCTTCCGCACCGTTCGTCATCGCACCCGTTGAAATGATCCTCGTGATGTTCAAGGAAACTTGGAAGAAGCGGCGTCAAGGCGTTTCCGATATAACGCGAGACGAATTTGTGGAATGGACGAACGGCGTTTGGGCTTTCAGCGGTGAACAACGCAGCCGCATCGGTCATCCCGCACCCTTCCCGCTAGAACTTCCCCGAAGGTGTATCACATTGTTCAGTTTCGTCGGCGATGTCGTCCTTGACCCGTTTGCCGGGAGCGGGACGACACTCTTGGCGTGTTACCAGTTGCAGCGCATCGGCATTGGTGTGGAAATCAGCCGCACCTATTGCGAACTTGCCGCCCAGCGTCTTAGAACGGCGATGAAACAAAAGAGCCTGTTTGAAAGCCAACGGGACCAACGGGGTAAAGCGGACCGTCAAACGGTGTTGCCGTGAGGCAATTTACCTTTGACTGGCGCTGCCGCGTAGACGGCTCAAAGTATCCTCCACGCATCGTCCGACCTCCTGATCGTCGGAGGACGCTGCTTTTGCGGCGCCGCGATTCGTTCCGGTGCCGCAGGGTGTTCTCATCCGAAGTATCGCAGGGCTCAATCCCCGAATTCAAATAAATCCTCAAGGAACTCAAAGAAGCGGCGTTTGCGTTTCGGATGGGGCGGTTGGTGCGGGTGTTGCTGCGACGGGTGAGGGGGCTGGGTTGGATGAGTCGTCGGACGCGTGGTCGTTGACGGTGGTGGGGACGGCTCATAAGCGACCGGTTCGTAGCCGCCCGCTGCCATCACTTCGTCACCGTAGCCGCTTTGCGCATATTGGATGATTTTGTCCAGTTCACCGCGATCAAGCCAAACACCTTTGCAGGACGGGCAAATGTCCACCATCACGCCAAACCGCTCTATTTCGCGCATTGGCGTCCCGCAAACGGGGCATTGCAACATCGTGCACGCACCTCCGTTGTCGTTCGTCCCGACCGCCATCAAGTTTGCCATTCGCTTTCAAAAGCGGGCAAAAAGGTTCAAGCCAACGGCAGAACAGTAACGGAAAAGCCACGCCGTTGCGCCTAAAGGGATCAACTGCCCGCTCTCTCGGAGGCGGCGCCTGGCGCGCAAAAGCGCGGGGCGCCGCTGATGAAGACAGCGACGACCTGGATGTCGTGCCATTCATCGGCGAAGGCGGACGCCTCAGGCAAGTGGGACAGCACGACCAAATCGGCGAGTTTGCCCGGCGCAACGGTGCCGACTTGGCTTTCAACCCCGCACGCGAACGCGGCGCCCTGCGTGTAAGCCAGTAGGGCTTGGCGCAAGGTCAACCGTTCATTGGGGTCAGGGTGCGTCAGCGCCCCGACGATGCCGTAAAGCGGACCGAAAGGCATGCCGTCCGAACCGAACGCTAACGGCACATTTGCCCGCACGACGGAACCGAACGGATTCATGCTTTTTGTCCGCACCCAGCCCAACCGCGTTTCGTAAAGCCCGCCAGGCTGTTGCCAACGGGCGACAAAGTTAGGCTGCATGGACGCGATCAAGGTCAACCGGCGCAACCAACCGAGGTGCTCTGGGCGCAACAGTTCCAAGTGCTCCAACCGATGGCGCAAAAAACGGTCGCTTTCCATCCGCACAAATCGCAAGGCTTCAATGGCTTGGTCAATCGCCAAATCGCCAATAGCGTGCACAGCTAATCGCCAGCCCATTTCGTTAAACGCCAACATCAACCCTTCGGCGGCGCGGTCGCGTAGCAGCAACCGTCCCGTTTCGTTGGGCATGTCAGCGTAGGGTTCGCGCAGCGCCGCTGTGCGGGCACCGAGGGATCCGTCCAAAAACAACTTCACGAACCGCGCTTCGCACCCCTCGCGGTCAATCCGCCAAGGCAGCGGTGACTTCAATTGCTGCGCTGTCGCAGGTGGAACGCAACAGACAAACCGCACCGTGACATCGCCGTCCCGCACAGCGCCCTCGTAAACTGACAGGTCGGCATATAAATCCGCGACCGTCGTGACGCCATGTTCAAGGGCGATGCGGCTGGCGATGCGAAGCGCCTCACGCTTTTCGCTGGGCGTCGGTTCAACGAACGGCTCCAGAAAGCGGGTGGCGTCG harbors:
- the nfdA gene encoding N-substituted formamide deformylase, with amino-acid sequence MPSQRRRAIVNACLPLTDGGQRLWTIVLDGERIAAVIPQSDIVRPDDASVWDARQRPVLPGFIDAHMHPISMGLKRLRLDLSQTRSLQELLQIVRDAASGARRLAPRFLVGYDWDESLFADERRYPTRWDLDKAAPDVPVALRRVDGHLWVVNTPALQQMRLPDDHPFVFKTNGQPNGLIADDATRFLEPFVEPTPSEKREALRIASRIALEHGVTTVADLYADLSVYEGAVRDGDVTVRFVCCVPPATAQQLKSPLPWRIDREGCEARFVKLFLDGSLGARTAALREPYADMPNETGRLLLRDRAAEGLMLAFNEMGWRLAVHAIGDLAIDQAIEALRFVRMESDRFLRHRLEHLELLRPEHLGWLRRLTLIASMQPNFVARWQQPGGLYETRLGWVRTKSMNPFGSVVRANVPLAFGSDGMPFGPLYGIVGALTHPDPNERLTLRQALLAYTQGAAFACGVESQVGTVAPGKLADLVVLSHLPEASAFADEWHDIQVVAVFISGAPRFCAPGAASERAGS
- the dpnA_2 gene encoding Modification methylase DpnIIB, whose protein sequence is MALFFSAENVHLYHDDFLCFNGLPPESVDLIVTSPPYDVDIHYDGYRDDIPYDKYVEFVAAALEKCYQLAKPDGRLCLNIPLDKNKGGQQSVYADIVTIAKKIGWRYHTTIVWNEQNISRRTAWGSWMSASAPFVIAPVEMILVMFKETWKKRRQGVSDITRDEFVEWTNGVWAFSGEQRSRIGHPAPFPLELPRRCITLFSFVGDVVLDPFAGSGTTLLACYQLQRIGIGVEISRTYCELAAQRLRTAMKQKSLFESQRDQRGKADRQTVLP